The following are encoded in a window of uncultured Sphaerochaeta sp. genomic DNA:
- a CDS encoding cobalamin-dependent protein (Presence of a B(12) (cobalamin)-binding domain implies dependence on cobalamin itself, in one of its several forms, or in some unusual lineages, dependence on a cobalamin-like analog.) — MSLLLPDIDPRRISLAQKIFDQQFEQDPRLEQEMDDRRKRLMFQDILYNFDFLSTAVQIGDEKLFTNYAVWLYELLCNLMKDLDRDRVKDQMVHHYEILKTFSDNLFEEETMIASAKTILDAAIDATEEAMDNYQVSEAFLEGRHLPIRRAYLNALLRSETQKAIQIIEGARKDGLSLEEIYEDVIRLSMQEVGELWYQNKITVDKEHYATSTTQMILARFYPYIFNQRPVDKKILTCCIGSELHEMGGRMVADLFEYRGWESVYLGAAVPIPSLVSAVAEHQPDLVALSVTMPQHLQTCYLAVKTLKEKYPSLLVAVGGRAFKTSGGIYKTWPIDVYTDLATELVIWADKVVAKT, encoded by the coding sequence ATGAGTTTATTACTACCGGACATAGATCCAAGACGTATCAGTCTCGCGCAGAAGATATTCGACCAACAGTTCGAACAAGACCCCAGACTTGAACAGGAGATGGATGATCGACGTAAACGTCTCATGTTCCAGGACATTCTCTACAACTTCGACTTCCTATCAACTGCAGTGCAAATCGGAGATGAGAAACTCTTCACGAACTATGCAGTCTGGCTCTATGAGTTGCTCTGCAACCTGATGAAAGACCTCGACCGTGATCGCGTCAAGGACCAGATGGTCCATCACTACGAAATTCTGAAGACCTTCAGTGACAACCTCTTCGAGGAAGAGACAATGATTGCTTCAGCAAAAACCATCCTTGATGCAGCTATTGATGCAACTGAAGAAGCAATGGACAACTACCAGGTATCTGAAGCCTTTCTCGAAGGTCGCCATCTTCCCATTCGACGAGCATATCTTAACGCACTTCTCAGGAGTGAAACACAGAAGGCAATCCAAATCATTGAAGGTGCAAGAAAGGACGGACTAAGTCTGGAAGAGATCTATGAAGATGTTATTCGTCTCAGCATGCAGGAAGTCGGGGAACTCTGGTACCAGAACAAGATAACCGTGGACAAGGAACATTACGCCACCTCCACCACCCAGATGATTCTTGCTCGCTTCTATCCATACATTTTCAACCAGAGGCCAGTAGACAAGAAAATCCTTACCTGCTGTATCGGCAGCGAGCTTCATGAGATGGGAGGACGAATGGTAGCCGACCTCTTTGAGTATCGAGGGTGGGAAAGCGTCTACCTTGGGGCAGCAGTCCCTATTCCTTCGTTAGTAAGCGCAGTGGCAGAGCATCAACCCGATCTGGTCGCACTCTCGGTCACCATGCCCCAACACCTTCAGACCTGTTATCTAGCGGTAAAGACATTGAAAGAGAAATACCCTTCCCTGCTCGTGGCAGTTGGAGGGAGAGCATTCAAGACCAGTGGAGGCATCTATAAGACATGGCCCATTGATGTGTATACAGACCTTGCAACAGAGTTGGTTATTTGGGCTGATAAGGTTGTTGCAAAAACATGA
- a CDS encoding YhcH/YjgK/YiaL family protein, whose amino-acid sequence MIIDQINNLQRYIPSLSALQTVHEILESGKLPSMEYGSYTTDNPKVRYNLFTYTTATPENLTYELHKKEVDVQILLSGFESMVIADRSSLKETIGYDASKDASFAEGKQLLTYHATPSTFALFFPGEGHACNLIDGHSTTVVKVVFKILV is encoded by the coding sequence ATGATAATTGATCAGATCAACAATCTTCAGCGTTACATTCCCAGCTTATCAGCCCTTCAGACAGTTCACGAAATTCTGGAAAGCGGCAAGCTTCCAAGCATGGAGTATGGCAGCTACACTACTGACAATCCCAAGGTACGCTACAACTTGTTCACCTATACAACTGCAACACCTGAGAATTTGACGTATGAGCTACATAAAAAGGAAGTGGATGTACAGATTCTCCTTTCCGGATTTGAATCGATGGTAATTGCTGATAGATCATCACTAAAAGAGACCATCGGGTATGATGCCAGCAAGGATGCTTCGTTTGCAGAAGGCAAGCAACTGCTCACCTATCATGCAACTCCCTCTACCTTTGCCCTGTTCTTCCCAGGGGAAGGCCATGCATGCAATCTCATTGATGGACATTCCACTACTGTGGTAAAGGTTGTCTTCAAGATTCTTGTTTGA
- the crtI gene encoding phytoene desaturase family protein, which translates to MNKKAVVIGGGFGGLSTAALLARDGWNVTLVEKNAQLGGRARYWEKDGFTFDMGPSWYLMPEVFEHYFSLFGKQREDYYDLSPIDPYYKVFFEGGETACLTPRFDENQKLFESFEKGGGKALKAYMQQSTYKYDVAMEDFLYRDYKHIGQFFNRRLMTEGLRLGVLGKLDSFVSNYVKDYRAKQILEYAMVFLGTDPAQAPAIYSIMTHVDLNLGVFFPQKGMAGAAEGFASLCRELGVELITGVEVLKVLTEGNRAVGVETNKGTFRADVVVSSADYHHSDTNLLEDKHRTYSDEYWEKRVVAPSMFIAYLGIGRELKGLEHHNLYFAKNWNTHFDAIFKNPDWPKDPCFYLSCISKTDPSSAPEGCENVFLLVPVAPGLVDTEEQRNAYFEHIADHVQNVTGEDLRKDLLVKRLYSHRDFISDYHAYKGTALGLSHTLMQTAVFRPRHQNKTVKNLYYTGQYTHPGVGVPMVLIASELIAKEIQETYGS; encoded by the coding sequence ATGAATAAGAAAGCAGTAGTCATAGGCGGAGGCTTCGGTGGCCTCAGCACAGCGGCACTCCTGGCCCGTGATGGCTGGAATGTGACCTTGGTCGAGAAGAATGCCCAACTTGGGGGAAGAGCTAGATATTGGGAAAAAGACGGATTTACCTTTGACATGGGACCGTCGTGGTATCTCATGCCTGAAGTGTTCGAGCATTACTTCTCTCTCTTTGGTAAACAGCGGGAAGACTACTACGATCTTAGTCCCATTGATCCATATTATAAGGTCTTCTTTGAAGGTGGGGAAACGGCCTGTCTCACCCCACGTTTTGATGAGAACCAAAAACTTTTTGAGTCATTCGAGAAGGGTGGTGGAAAAGCCCTGAAAGCCTACATGCAGCAGTCTACCTATAAATATGATGTCGCTATGGAGGATTTCCTCTATCGTGATTACAAACACATCGGGCAGTTCTTCAATAGACGACTGATGACAGAGGGATTGCGGTTGGGAGTGCTGGGAAAACTTGACTCCTTCGTTTCGAATTACGTAAAAGATTATCGGGCAAAGCAGATCCTGGAATATGCCATGGTGTTTCTGGGTACTGATCCAGCGCAAGCTCCTGCAATTTACTCCATCATGACGCATGTTGATCTTAATCTTGGTGTATTCTTTCCTCAGAAAGGAATGGCTGGAGCCGCAGAAGGGTTTGCCTCACTCTGCAGGGAACTGGGGGTTGAGCTGATTACTGGTGTAGAAGTGCTGAAAGTGCTGACTGAAGGAAATCGGGCAGTTGGTGTTGAAACCAATAAAGGAACATTCAGGGCAGATGTGGTTGTCTCCTCTGCCGATTATCACCACAGTGATACAAACCTTCTTGAAGACAAGCATCGCACATACTCTGATGAATATTGGGAAAAACGAGTGGTTGCCCCCTCGATGTTCATTGCCTATCTGGGAATTGGGAGGGAATTGAAAGGATTGGAGCACCACAATCTCTATTTTGCGAAGAACTGGAATACGCATTTTGATGCAATTTTCAAGAATCCTGACTGGCCGAAAGACCCCTGTTTCTACCTCAGTTGCATCAGCAAGACAGACCCCTCTTCAGCACCCGAGGGTTGTGAGAATGTGTTCTTGCTGGTACCGGTTGCCCCAGGACTTGTTGATACTGAGGAGCAGAGAAATGCCTACTTCGAGCATATTGCCGATCATGTGCAGAACGTGACAGGAGAAGATCTCCGAAAGGATCTCTTGGTAAAGCGGTTGTACTCACATCGGGACTTCATCTCTGATTATCATGCATACAAGGGAACGGCTCTTGGCTTGAGTCATACGTTGATGCAGACTGCCGTTTTCCGTCCCCGTCACCAGAACAAGACCGTTAAGAATCTCTATTACACTGGGCAATACACGCATCCGGGGGTAGGGGTACCCATGGTGCTTATCGCCAGTGAATTGATTGCAAAGGAAATTCAGGAAACCTATGGTAGCTGA
- a CDS encoding phytoene/squalene synthase family protein, whose product MVADRHEHIFRNGSNTYYFSSRFFPPQVRRDVYALYGFVRVADNLVDDQPVDPQQFHHFRSLYMKAFTSGEPSGDEVIDAFIELQKRKRFDPSWTEAFLDSMEHDLSESTCETLEDVLTYIYGSAEVIGLFMARIMDLDEASFPYAAMLGRAMQYINFIRDIAEDNELGRRYLPLLDTSLVSLKEEEAKKNPEAFSAFIRREIERYQGWQREAEEGYAYIPRRYRIPIMTAADMYCWTASQIALNPLIVFEKQVKPPKRRILRKGIAHMLGVALPCPI is encoded by the coding sequence ATGGTAGCTGACCGACATGAACATATCTTTAGAAACGGAAGTAATACCTATTACTTCAGCTCCCGCTTCTTCCCTCCGCAAGTTCGGAGGGACGTCTATGCGCTCTATGGGTTTGTTCGTGTAGCTGATAACCTGGTGGATGACCAACCGGTGGATCCCCAGCAGTTTCATCATTTTCGCTCTCTTTACATGAAGGCTTTTACGAGTGGGGAACCCAGTGGGGATGAAGTCATTGATGCATTTATCGAGCTACAGAAACGAAAAAGATTCGACCCTTCCTGGACAGAAGCCTTCCTTGATTCCATGGAACACGATCTGAGTGAATCAACCTGTGAAACGCTTGAGGATGTACTGACCTATATCTATGGTTCAGCAGAGGTGATTGGCCTGTTCATGGCACGGATCATGGATCTGGATGAAGCTTCCTTTCCTTATGCAGCCATGCTTGGCCGTGCGATGCAGTATATAAACTTCATCCGTGATATTGCAGAGGACAATGAACTTGGAAGACGATATCTTCCCTTATTGGATACCTCTCTCGTATCGCTGAAGGAGGAGGAAGCAAAAAAGAATCCTGAGGCTTTCTCTGCCTTTATCAGAAGAGAGATTGAGCGATATCAAGGGTGGCAGAGAGAAGCAGAAGAAGGCTATGCCTATATCCCACGCCGATACAGGATTCCCATCATGACTGCCGCAGATATGTATTGCTGGACCGCTAGCCAAATTGCCCTGAACCCGCTCATTGTCTTTGAAAAACAAGTCAAACCACCGAAACGTAGAATCTTACGAAAGGGAATTGCCCATATGCTAGGAGTAGCCCTGCCATGTCCCATCTAA
- a CDS encoding carotenoid biosynthesis protein, translating into MSHLRKEERLIIYLLVPFYLVGTLSHIVDATLPLMLLLTPYSILLTSVIGFFFDIREKNMPLLSWASVTFLVTLFLEIVGVATSLIFGAYTYGDTLGVKLLGVPLLIGINWTIIILGIAEVLRQNVTNNALAALIAASLTVLFDYVMEPVAIAFDYWNWTAGPIPLQNYIAWFVIAFLFSYLYFRNSLQSASKVPTIIVVIQFFFFLSLRIFAI; encoded by the coding sequence ATGTCCCATCTAAGGAAAGAAGAGCGTCTGATCATCTATCTCCTCGTTCCATTCTACCTTGTAGGTACGCTTTCTCACATCGTCGATGCCACACTTCCACTCATGTTGCTCCTGACCCCATACTCAATTCTCCTGACCTCCGTCATTGGTTTCTTTTTTGATATACGAGAGAAGAACATGCCTCTCTTATCATGGGCTTCTGTTACCTTTCTTGTCACACTGTTCCTTGAGATCGTGGGGGTGGCTACCTCGCTTATCTTTGGGGCCTATACCTATGGGGATACCCTTGGCGTAAAGCTGCTTGGCGTTCCGCTGCTTATCGGGATAAACTGGACCATCATCATCCTGGGAATTGCAGAAGTACTTAGACAGAACGTCACGAACAATGCCCTAGCTGCTCTGATCGCCGCTTCCCTGACCGTTTTGTTTGATTATGTCATGGAGCCGGTTGCCATTGCCTTTGATTACTGGAATTGGACAGCCGGACCTATTCCCTTGCAGAACTATATAGCTTGGTTCGTGATAGCATTCCTCTTCTCCTATCTGTATTTCAGGAATAGCTTGCAGAGTGCAAGCAAGGTCCCTACAATCATAGTTGTGATACAGTTCTTTTTCTTTCTCTCCTTAAGGATATTTGCGATATGA
- a CDS encoding polysaccharide deacetylase family protein: MRIKLVSVMIILLSMVSLFAEPQGESPYAPSVRYWSNEQDPTLASQPTIPLRSEPKLLVLLYHNVVFGRTGNVYNRDLYNFENDLLFVKRNFTLTNFKQLLTNSDDTKTDKAIITFDDGDLSLYAIVFPLFKAYELEATIFLVPSYIGEVGYMSWDQVREMSDYRTGDGRKLFYFESHSQTHRMMGDLGEEEIRWELQQSKQIIEKEVGEPVTILALPFGSGAGDERIISAAYDLGYQAIRTSKPEAPLLTKINPWMIGAMNVENYSSDVLVQNVLTLMGKRK; encoded by the coding sequence ATGAGAATTAAACTTGTGAGTGTTATGATCATTCTCCTGAGCATGGTATCCCTGTTTGCAGAGCCGCAGGGGGAGTCCCCCTATGCCCCCAGTGTTCGCTACTGGAGTAATGAACAAGACCCTACTCTTGCTTCGCAGCCAACAATCCCTCTTCGCTCTGAGCCAAAGCTACTGGTTCTGCTCTACCATAATGTGGTTTTTGGCCGTACCGGTAATGTCTACAACCGTGATCTATACAATTTTGAGAATGACCTTTTATTCGTGAAAAGGAACTTTACTCTCACCAACTTCAAGCAGTTGCTTACCAATTCGGATGATACCAAGACGGATAAAGCCATCATCACGTTCGATGATGGAGACCTCTCCCTGTATGCAATTGTATTCCCCCTATTCAAGGCGTATGAATTGGAAGCGACCATCTTCCTGGTTCCTTCATACATAGGTGAGGTGGGGTACATGAGCTGGGATCAGGTAAGGGAGATGAGTGATTACCGAACTGGGGATGGTCGTAAGCTGTTCTACTTTGAATCGCACTCTCAGACCCATCGGATGATGGGTGATCTGGGTGAGGAAGAAATCAGGTGGGAGTTGCAGCAATCGAAGCAAATTATAGAAAAGGAAGTTGGAGAGCCGGTTACCATCTTGGCACTTCCCTTTGGCAGTGGTGCGGGAGATGAACGTATCATTAGTGCTGCCTATGATCTTGGGTACCAGGCTATCAGGACCTCAAAACCTGAAGCCCCGCTCCTTACTAAGATTAATCCCTGGATGATCGGTGCCATGAATGTTGAGAACTACAGTAGTGATGTATTGGTTCAGAACGTACTCACTCTGATGGGAAAACGGAAATGA
- a CDS encoding serine protease: MKKPLSVLFLSFLFVSCVLFAEETTLMKTRPKELAFGGLHWRTKSSITPTSPGPNYFSAESSAVWVDDWGLHLTLKQHDEKWWATEIFTRERLGYGTYTFTVETDAASYDPHVVAGFFTWDTSPEEYNREIDIEFAAWGSPDGTKFQYVVQPYTDPNRIEVFDPELNGNLTTHRIVWTPEDVSFASYHGDVDPDEIESERMLINRWSYPESPSEGKVRFRINLWLYQGKAPSLPVHLVVTSFLFEKWKP; this comes from the coding sequence ATGAAAAAACCACTATCTGTTCTCTTTCTGAGTTTTCTCTTCGTCTCTTGTGTGCTCTTTGCTGAGGAAACCACCCTGATGAAAACAAGGCCAAAGGAGCTTGCCTTTGGTGGTCTGCACTGGAGGACAAAGAGCAGCATCACGCCAACCAGTCCTGGGCCAAATTATTTCAGTGCAGAATCTTCCGCTGTCTGGGTTGATGACTGGGGTCTGCATCTTACACTCAAGCAGCATGATGAGAAGTGGTGGGCTACTGAAATCTTCACCCGGGAGCGCTTAGGGTATGGAACCTATACCTTCACCGTGGAAACAGATGCTGCATCATATGACCCCCATGTTGTTGCAGGATTTTTTACCTGGGATACCTCCCCTGAGGAGTACAACAGGGAAATCGATATTGAATTTGCGGCCTGGGGATCACCGGATGGTACAAAATTTCAGTATGTCGTTCAGCCCTATACTGATCCAAATAGGATTGAGGTATTTGATCCAGAACTGAATGGAAATCTCACCACCCATCGCATAGTCTGGACTCCCGAGGATGTCTCCTTTGCTTCCTATCATGGGGATGTTGATCCCGATGAGATAGAGAGTGAGCGTATGCTTATCAACAGATGGAGCTATCCAGAGAGTCCAAGTGAAGGAAAGGTACGATTTCGGATCAACCTCTGGCTCTATCAGGGGAAAGCCCCCTCATTGCCAGTCCATCTGGTTGTTACTTCGTTTTTGTTTGAGAAGTGGAAGCCTTGA